Proteins encoded together in one Penicillium digitatum chromosome 1, complete sequence window:
- a CDS encoding FAD dependent oxidoreductase, putative, which produces MPFATDILTDPSVSASARQQALNRIYSDPGLPQSSTTSSFWTRRPHSFSNGAAKALPKETDIVIIGSGITGASVARTLLQSRASKPSSTSYPSVVMFEARTVCSGATGRNGGHIMETADDFSEFADLFGIDAARRLIRFRLAHLQEMLSVAEELGITTETQARKVQFLSVYFGDEPWNAALERMQRFKEGMPEESAEWNSYEGDAIPREVHLTRARGIIAGPAGALWPYRFVIGVLTRLLADFPDDFRVEENTGVTAIHDEDAATGPRYTVETSRGTITARHVIHCTNAHVSHLVPGFRGRIFPVRGQMSAQTPGDNFPNQAADHSWIFNYDRGFDYMTQLPTGQMMLGGGFAQGEGGGLADLGISTDSDLSLYIDIHLSGALRAIFGAKDWGCVHGEPVQAMWTGSMAFSSDAFPWVGQLPGVATGRSEHGSEGAEWVCAAFGGDGMVQAWLAGQAVATMLLARDASLSETVSADLSWFPEQLLVSEERFAEAVLPKEVTDDVHKANL; this is translated from the exons ATGCCCTTTGCTACAGACATTCTGACTGACccttcagtctcagcctCTGCTAGACAGCAAGCTCTCAATCGCATCTACTCTGACCCAGGTCTTCCCCAGAGTTCAACGACCTCGTCGTTCTGGACTCGGCGTCCGCACAGCTTCAGCAACGGAGCTGCAAAGGCTCTCCCCAAGGAAACTGATATTGTTATCATTGGGTCTGGTATTACTGGAGCATCTGTTGCCCGGACTTTGCTTCAAAGCCGTGCTTCAAAGCCCTCTTCCACCTCCTATCCATCCGTTGTCATGTTTGAAGCCCGCACAGTCTGCAGTGGCGCAACTGGCCGTAATGGGGGACACATCATGGAGACAGCCGATGACTTTAGCGAGTTCGCCGATCTCTTTGGCATCGACGCCGCACGTAGGCTCATTCGCTTCCGATTGGCGCACCTGCAGGAGATGCTCTCTGTCGCAGAGGAGCTTGGAATCACGACTGAGACGCAAGCACGAAAGGTTCAGTTCTTGAGCGTGTACTTTGGTGACGAGCCTTGGAACGCAGCATTGGAACGCATGCAACGTTTCAAGGAGGGAATGCCGGAGGAATCTGCTGAATGGAACTCCTATGAGGGAGACGCTATCCCGAGG GAGGTGCATTTGACTCGTGCCCGAGGCATCATCGCTGGCCCCGCAGGTGCCCTTTGGCCCTATAGATTCGTCATCGGCGTCCTGACACGTCTCCTTGCAGACTTCCCGGATGACTTCCGCGTGGAGGAAAACACCGGAGTGACGGCCATTCACGACGAGGATGCTGCCACCGGCCCAAGATACACGGTGGAGACAAGCAGAGGCACCATCACCGCCCGACACGTTATCCACTGCACCAATGCCCATGTCAGCCACCTGGTGCCCGGTTTCCGGGGCCGAATCTTCCCCGTGCGCGGGCAGATGTCAGCTCAAACACCCGGTGACAACTTCCCTAACCAAGCAGCTGATCATTCCTGGATCTTCAACTACGACCGTGGCTTCGACTACATGACCCAGCTGCCGACGGGGCAGATGATGCTCGGCGGCGGCTTTGCGCAGGGAGAGGGCGGCGGTCTAGCGGACCTGGGCATTTCGACAGACTCTGATCTTAGTCTTTACATTGACATCCACTTGTCTGGGGCGTTGCGTGCCATCTTCGGAGCCAAAGACTGGGGCTGCGTGCACGGCGAGCCGGTACAGGCGATGTGGACTGGCAGTATGGCGTTCAGCTCCGATGCATTCCCATGGGTAGGACAGTTGCCGGGAGTTGCGACAGGTCGGTCTGAGCATGGGTCTGAGGGGGCCGAGTGGGTTTGTGCTGCATTTGGTGGAGACGGAATGGTTCAGGCTTGGCTTGCTGGTCAGGCAGTGGCGACTATGTTGCTCGCGCGGGATGCTTCGCTGAGTGAGACTGTCAGTGCGGATCTCTCGTGGTTCCCTGAGCAGCTACTTGTGTCGGAGGAGAGATTTGCTGAGGCGGTCTTGCCAAAAGAGGTCACCGATGACGTGCACAAGGCGAATCTGTAG
- a CDS encoding MFS transporter, putative, with protein MAELHAISYFESETDQPPGTFKLIRGQTSLIFWDELFLTIHLHLDDEADGHGQRIVVLDPIPSSDPNEPLNWSTVRKSVNFSIVLAMTIVIFTAINIQPIFWQQMTTDMEVTYAQLNYAMSVNFVGLATGCLLFIPFAKKYGRRPVYIVSTALMLATSFWASRMNSLTELYVTNLLQGLAGATNESIAEITIVDLFFVHHRGRMNGIYLTCVMVGNFLTPMAAGAQATEHGWRSSYQTMGIFNGVLFLLFLFVCEETKYIPALPGHAGATVDEDNPAISIEDHLTKLDSESVAKDLSTIEETSSHHALDLRLPLNSWQKRLALVTPTPEPLWPHFYSPFCVLIFPAVAFAAFQYAAGVAWLTATSSVLSLTLPQPPYLFTPAEIGYTNAGPLIGNIIGVVYGGFLGDQSILYYAKRNRGYYEPEMRLYILHLPAISMAGGLMMFGATIARGMHWIWPNVAGAFFGFGLGSISDAALVLVMDSYRDIAGDAFTAVAFMRNAVSIGIPFAIAPWIQRNGIQGMFIACGMMSLAITGTIIPMVIWGKSARRALTGRYLDITKRGHAV; from the exons ATGGCAGAACTCCACGCCATCTCCTATTTTGAGAGTGAAACAGACCAGCCTCCGGGCACATTCAAGTTGATCCGTGGTCAGACTTCTTTGATCTTCTGGGATGAGCTGTTCCTGAcaattcatcttcatctAGATGATGAGGCAGATGGGCACGGGCAACGCATTGTCGTTCTCGACCCAATCCCGTCGTCCGACCCAAATGAACCTCTA AACTGGAGCACGGTGCGCAAATCGGTCAATTTCTCGATTGTTTTGGCCATGACAATAGTCATCTTTACGGC GATCAACATCCAACCGATCTTTTGGCAACAGATGACCACTGATATGGAAGTTACCTACGCCCAACTGAATTATGCGATGTCGGTAAATTTCGTCGGTCTCGCAACTGGTTGTCTCTTGTTTATTCCTTTTGCGAAAAAGTACGGCCGACGGCCAGTTTACATTGTGTCAACAGCATTGATGTTGGCAACCTCATTTTGGGCAAGCAGAATGAATAGTTTGACAGAGCTGTATGTGACCAATTTGCTGCAGGGGTTGGCTGGTGCAACCAACGAGTCGATAGCCGAGATAACA ATTGTCGACTTGTTTTTTGTGCATCACCGGGGAAGGATGAATGGCATTTACCTGACATGTGTCATGGTTGGG AACTTCTTGACTCCCATGGCTGCGGGGGCGCAAGCCACAGAGCACGGCTGGCGCTCGTCCTATCAGACCATGGGAATCTTCAACGGtgtcctttttcttctcttcctcttcgtgtGCGAGGAAACGAAATACATCCCTGCACTCCCTGGGCACGCCGGCGCTACTGTTGATGAAGATAATCCAGCGATCTCCATAGAAGACCATCTGACCAAGCTGGATTCGGAGTCTGTAGCCAAAGACCTTTCAACTATCGAAGAAACTAGTTCTCACCATGCGCTGGACCTCCGCTTACCGCTGAACTCATGGCAAAAACGACTTGCCCTGGTAACGCCAACCCCAGAACCACTCTGGCCGCACTTCTACAGTCCGTTCTGCGTGCTCATCTTCCCGGCTGTGGCATTTGCCGCATTTCAGTACGCGGCTGGGGTAGCTTGGTTGACGGCAACTTCAAGCGTGTTGTCACTCACACTACCTCAGCCACCGTACCTCTTCACCCCTGCCGAAATTGGATACACTAACGCCGGGCCCTTGATCGGGAACATCATCGGTGTGGTGTACGGCGGGTTCCTTGGTGATCAGTCAATTCTGTACTACGCAAAACGGAACAGAGGCTACTACGAGCCCGAGATGCGGTTGTACATATTACATCTTCCGGCGATTTCCATGGCAGGCGGCCTGATGATGTTCGGTGCAACGATCGCCAGG GGAATGCACTGGATCTGGCCCAACGTTGCAGGTGCCTTCTTCGGGTTTGGCTTGGGCAGTATCAGTGATGCTGCATTGGTGTTAGTCATGGACAGTTACAGAGAC ATCGCTGGTGATGCTTTCACTGCAGTGGCGTTCATGCGAAACGCAGTCAGTATCGGAATCCCATTCGCGATTGCTCCATGGATCCAGCGCAATGGCATACAAGGCATGTTCATTGCGTGCGGAATGATGAGTCTGGCAATTACTGGGACGATCATCCCCATGGTCATTTGGGGCAAATCTGCTCGGCGTGCATTGACAGGCCGATATCTCGATATCACGAAGCGTGGCCATGCTGTTTGA
- a CDS encoding Acyl-CoA dehydrogenase, putative: MRETFSKEDVASHSKGDSPWIIIDEDVYDVSKFQDEHPGGKKILQRVAGKDASKQFWKYHNDGVLKRYKAQLQIGSLDTKKAAPAPAPETADPEPKPAVSSSLTPRATGEPQDPYGELIPFADPSWYQGYASPYFNQSHAALRDEVRQWVESEIAPYVTEWDEAKEVPAKIYKQMGERGYLAGLLGFHFPKQHTPYRVKSVSADRWDLFHEMLLTDELSRAGSGGLVWNLIGGYGIGCPPLVKFGKKPLVDRILPGILAGDKRICLAITEPDAGSDVANLGCEAKLTEDGKHYIVNGEKKWITNGIYSDYFTTAVRTGKDSMNGLSVLLIEREAGGVSTRRMDCQGVWASGTTYITFEDVKVPVENLIGKENQGFKVIMTNFNHERIGIVIQCVRFSRVCYEESVKYAHKRKTFGKRLIDHPVIRMKLAHMARQIEATYNWLENIIFQCQSMEETEAMIKLGGAIAGLKAQSTQCFEFCAREASQIFGGLSYSRGGQGGKIERLYRDVRAYAIPGGSEEIMLDLSMRQSLRVHAMFGMKL, from the exons ATGAGAGAGACTTTTAGCAAAGAGGACGTGGCCTCGCACAGCAAAGGTGACAGTCCCTGGATCATCATCGATGAAGATGTCTACGATGTTTCCAAGTTCCAAGATGAGCACCCTG GTGGGAAAAAGA TTCTCCAGCGAGTTGCTGGAAAGGATGCTTCAAAACAATTCTGGAAGTACCACAATGACGGTGTTTTGAAGAGGTACAAGGCTCAGCTGCAGATCGGTTCGTTGGATACGAAGAAGGCGGCACCTGCGCCAGCCCCGGAAACGGCTGACCCAGAGCCAAAGCCTGCtgtctcttcttccttgacgCCGCGTGCCACTGGCGAGCCCCAGGATCCTTATGGAGAGTTGATCCCCTTCGCCGATCCCTCGTGGTACCAGGGT TATGCTTCCCCCTACTTTAATCAATCCCACGCCGCACTGCGAGACGAGGTCCGCCAGTGGGTCGAGTCCGAGATCGCGCCATATGTGACCGAATGGGATGAGGCCAAGGAAGTGCCCGCTAAGATTTACAAGCAGATGGGGGAGCGAGGCTACCTCGCCGGACTTCTGGGATTTCACTTCCCCAAGCAGCACACTCCTTACCGCGTGAAGTCTGTGTCAGCAGATCGATGGGATTTGTTCCATGAAATGCTGCTGACTGACGAGCTGTCGCGTGCCGGCAGTGGTGGTCTGGTATGGAACCTGATTGGTGGTTACGGAATTGGCTGCCCGCCACTGGTCAAGTTTGGCAAGAAGCCGCTGGTTGACCGAATCTTACCGGGTATCTTGGCCGGCGACAAGCGCATCTGTCTCGCCATCACCGAGCCCGATGCGGGAAGTGACGTCGCAAACTTGGGTTGCGAGGCCAAGCTCACCGAGGACGGCAAGCACTATATCGTCAATGGCGAGAAGAAGTGGATTACCAATGGTATTTATTCTGATTACTTCACTACCGCCGTGCGCACCGGCAAGGACAGCATGAACGGCCTCAGTGTGCTGCTCATCGAGCGCGAAGCTGGCGGCGTCAGCACCCGTCGCATGGACTGCCAGGGTGTATGGGCCAGTGGCACGACTTACATCACCTTCGAGGACGTCAAGGTGCCTGTGGAGAACTTGATTGGCAAGGAGAACCAGGGCTTCAAGGTTATCATGACCAACTTCAACCACGAACGCATTGGTATCGTGATTCAGTGTGTGCGCTTCTCGCGTGTCTGCTATGAGGAGTCTGTGAAATACGCCCACAAGCGTAAGACGTTCGGCAAACGTCTCATTGATCACCCAGTTATTCGCATGAAACTGGCTCACATGGCCCGCCAGATCGAGGCCACTTACAACTGGCTCGAGAACATTATCTTCCAGTGTCAGTCCATGGAGGAGACCGAGGCTATGATCAAGCTTGGTGGTGCCATTGCTGGATTGAAGGCCCAGTCTACGCAATGCTTTGAATTCTGCGCTCGCGAGGCTAGTCAGATCTTTGGTGGTTTGAGCTACAGCCGCGGCGGTCAGGGTGGTAAGATCGAGAGACTGTACCGTGATGTGCGTGCCTATGCTATTCCGGGCGGCAGTGAGGAGATTATGCTTGATCTGAGTATGCGCCAGAGTCTGCGTGTCCATGCCATGTTTGGCATGAAGCTATAA
- a CDS encoding General amidase GmdB — MASIAPPSNWQDLVAAKRHECKQKIPQDWLLSADLLALAHENPRLLDIDLPRRSGLLSEVELDLTENYTANQLVLKLASGQVSSLAVTTAFCKRAAIAQQIISCLTETFFPQALERAKYLDEYLQREGKPIGPLHGLPISIKDSFCVEGVQSTIGYVAFLANEPSKTNSALVKLLLELGAVLYVKTNIPQTLMVKDAKWLVICPERKLTTSQTADSENNIFGRVLNPHKTTLTAGGSSGGEGALVAFRGSILGVGTDIAGSIRIPALCCGVYGFKPTTDRIPYGGQVSGVMEGIPGLIPVAGPLAHNIADLKLLVSSVVADGQAWKYDSSAVGVPWQTSPSGINANESLIIGVLAEDPHFPLHPPVTRALDQAVEALTRAGHRIVRLGADDEVQKVAYASRMSWQILTYGPFEDHLAASGEPAVTSVARGAGGPMSSGPFPVPQGLGPFETIQALHVARQRVLDVWRQMWVDQELDVILAPGAQSTAVSHDTYGWPHYTAIWNVLDYPACIIPFGKVSKELDPEPMTTADDVQPDYHPDEVDGVPCAIQVVAPRFQDEKCLWAADIIDQVLAANGKK; from the exons ATGGCATCCATAGCACCCCCCAGCAACTGGCAAGATCTTGTCGCCGCCAAGCGTCATGAATGCAAGCAGAAGATCCCCCAGGACTGGCTTCTGAGTGCAGACCTGCTGGCGCTTGCACATGAAAACCCGCGTCTACTAGACATtgatcttcctcgtcgcAGTGGTCTACTCTCCGAAGTCGAATTGGACTTGACGGAAAACTACACTGCAAATCAATTAGTGCTCAAGTTAGCGTCGGGGCAGGTCAGCTCATTGGCTGTTACAACGGCGTTTTGTAAAAGGGCTGCGATTGCCCAGCAGATT ATCTCGTGTCTCACAGAGACCTTCTTTCCGCAGGCGCTGGAACGTGCAAAGTACCTGGACGAGTACCTCCAGCGGGAGGGAAAACCCATTGGCCCCCTGCATGGTTTACCAATCAGCATAAAAGACAGTTTCTGTGTCGAGGGGGTGCAGTCCACCATCGGATATGTCGCATTTCTCGCGAATGAACCCTCGAAAACAAACTCAGCGCTCGTAAAGCTGCTGCTGGAACTTGGTGCGGTGCTCTACGTGAAGACCAACATCCCACAGACATTGATGGTAAAAGATGCCAAATGGCTCGTGATATGCCCAGAACGCAAGTTAACAACCTCCCAGACAGCAGACTCAGAGAATAACATCTTCGGCCGCGTCTTGAATCCACATAAGACAACCCTGACAGCGGGTGGATCCAGCGGCGGCGAGGGGGCACTAGTAGCATTCCGGGGATCGATTCTGGGCGTGGGGACTGACATCGCCGGCTCGATTCGCATCCCCGCGCTTTGCTGCGGTGTGTATGGCTTCAAGCCAACTACCGACCGGATCCCTTATGGAGGACAAGTCTCCGGCGTCATGGAGGGAATCCCGGGGCTCATTCCAGTCGCAGGCCCGCTGGCACACAACATCGCCGATCTCAAGCTACTGGTGAGTTCCGTCGTCGCTGACGGCCAGGCGTGGAAGTATGACTCTTCTGCTGTCGGGGTCCCGTGGCAGACCAGCCCGTCTGGCATCAACGCCAACGAAAGCTTGATTATCGGCGTGCTTGCTGAGGATCCGCATTTCCCGCTCCATCCGCCTGTAACGAGGGCTCTAGATCAGGCGGTTGAGGCCTTGACACGTGCAGGACATCGCATTGTCCGACTTGGTGCTGATGATGAAGTACAGAAAGTGGCATATGCCTCGCGCATGTCGTGGCAGATTTTAACCTATGGCCCGTTCGAGGATCACCTCGCGGCGAGTGGTGAGCCTGCGGTGACTTCGGTTGCTCGAGGTGCGGGGGGGCCAATGTCATCTGGCCCGTTCCCTGTTCCGCAAGGTCTGGGACCGTTTGAGACTATTCAGGCGTTACATGTGGCTCGCCAGCGGGTTCTTGATGTCTGGAGGCAGATGTGGGTGGATCAGGAGCTTGATGTTATTCTGGCTCCTGGAGCTCAGAGTACAGCTGTGAGCCATGATACATACGGATGGCCTCATTATACGGCGATATGGAACGTATTGGAT TATCCCGCGTGCATTATTCCATTTGGAAAAGTCTCCAAAGAGCTTGATCCTGAGCCTATGACAACAGCGGACGATGTGCAGCCGGACT ATCACCCAGATGAGGTAGATGGCGTCCCGTGCGCTATCCAGGTCGTCGCACCGCGCTTCCAAGATGAAAAGTGCCTATGGGCGGCGGACATCATTGACCAGGTTTTAGCCGCTAATGGCAAGAAGTGA
- a CDS encoding 26S proteasome regulatory subunit Rpn2, putative translates to MVGLVSAAGLVGFLSEPDPELKVFALKTLDSQIEHLWTEVVNAVPEIEALYEDESFPERGLAALVASKVYYHLQEYNESMVLALGAGKLFKLENGGEYEETIIAKCVDTFVSLSAAQRPTAGDQSANLNTSFPASGDGATSTSASLTSPITPFSKSALPSKSLLSRAEVPGVDAAHPGGDDTSVQHEENSLVLKRGVQSQLQTVIERLFEACFRQKRYRQVIGIAIEAKNLDVLRMAILRASSDEKQEEGDSRGSEELMEYVLDICMGIVQERAFRSEILKLILELLNEIPAPDFFSIAKCVVYLNEHSMASAILRQLVEKGDARSLAVAYQISFDLYDNSTQEFLQKVRQEIAELVPEHDTEKENNEEDVEPRESDALLEDQGSSSRPSYKHSDLSENAVTAFKNILSILDGIKTIQLNLEFLYRNNKADIAILNKIRDSLEARNSIFHTAVTLSNAFMHAGTTHDKFFRDNLEWLGKAVNWSKFTATAALGCIHRGNLSQGQKLLQPYLPREHIAGVGGSGSVYSQGGSLYAFGLIYANHGGMAVDIIRNHFKKATEEVVQHGGALGLGVAGMATGDEGIYEDLRSVLYTDSALNGEAVGLAMGLIMLGTGNMKALEDMIQYAHDTQHEKIVRGLAMGMALIMFGRQEAADELINGLLGDPDPTLRYGGIMTIALAYCGTGSNKAVRKLLHVAVSDVNDDVRRVAVLSLGFILFRKHQSVPRMVELLSESYNPHVRYGAAMALGISCAGTGLDEAIDLLEPMLKDSTDFVRQGALISLAMVLVQQNEAMNPRVTSLRKAMMKMLGDRHEDAMAKFGCAIALGIIDAGGRNCTISLQTQTGNLNMPGIVGVAVFVQYWYWFPLTHFLSLSFTPTSVIGVDQKLEVPHFKFHSNTRPSLFDYPPEQQVKTEEAPEKVKTAVLSTTAQAKRRAQRREKQARRESMDIDQAPTTPKAADQLDAMDTDDVPKEDEEGKETEKGATEVQKKKAEREKVGYELDNLSRVLPAQLKYLTFPDPRYEPVKRPTGGVVVVLDKQPDEPREVIELKASKEARQAPPPTETLQDRLQAAIGTAALQTPQRADARAALSAATSGAVAGAGVLTAVDEDEEGVEDAPVPNEFSYESDGEEQ, encoded by the exons ATGGTCGGACTCGTATCGGCCGCCGGTTTGGTTGGCTTCCTCTCCGAGCCTGACCCAGAGCTCAAGGTCTTTGCTTTGAAGACGTTAGATTCTCAGATCGAACATCTCTGGACAGAGGTTGTCAACGCTGTTCCTGAAAT TGAGGCACTCTACGAAGATGAATCGTTTCCGGAGCGTGGCCTTGCGGCACTGGTCGCATCAAAGGTATATTATCATCTGCAGGAATATAACGAGAGCATGGTTCTTGCTCTAGGTGCTGGAAAGCTGTTCAAGTTGGAAAATGGCGGCGAGTATGAGGAGACCATTATCG CGAAATGCGTTGATACCTTCGTCTCTCTATCTGCCGCCCAACGGCCTACCGCGGGTGACCAATCAGCCAATCTGAACACTTCATTCCCAGCATCGGGCGACGGTGCCACCAGCACATCCGCCAGCCTCACTTCTCCTATCACACCTTTTTCCAAATCCGCGCTTCCCTCGAAATCGTTGCTTTCTCGCGCGGAGGTTCCTGGCGTGGACGCCGCACACCCTGGTGGCGATGACACTAGCGTTCAGCACGAGGAAAACTCCCTTGTGTTGAAGCGCGGTGTCCAGAGTCAATTGCAGACCGTCATCGAGCGATTGTTTGAAGCATGCTTCCGACAAAAGCGATACCGTCAGGTCATTGGAATCGCCATCGAGGCAAAGAACCTAGATGTTCTCCGCATGGCCATCCTTCGCGCCAGTAGCGACGAGAAGCAAGAAGAGGGCGACTCCCGTGGCAGTGAGGAGCTCATGGAATACGTCCTGGATATCTGCATGGGCATTGTCCAAGAACGAGCCTTCCGAAGCGAG ATCCTCAAACTAATTTTGGAACTTCTTAATGAAATCCCGGCCCCCGACTTCTTCTCGATCGCCAAATGCGTCGTCTATCTTAATGAACACTCCATGGCCTCCGCTATTCTTCGCCAGTTGGTTGAGAAGGGCGACGCGAGATCCCTCGCCGTTGCCTATCAAATTTCCTTTGACCTTTACGACAACAGCACCCAAGAGTTCCTTCAAAAGGTTCGACAAGAGATTGCTGAGCTTGTTCCCGAACACGATACCGAGAAGGAGAACAATGAAGAGGACGTTGAGCCAAGAGAGTCTGACGCATTACTCGAAGACCAGGGAAGCTCTTCCCGGCCCTCGTATAAACATTCAGATCTATCAGAGAATGCGGTAACTGCATTCAAGAACATTCTCTCGATTCTCGATGGAATTAAGACAATCCAGTTGAATCTGGAATTTTTATACCGGAATAACAAGGCTGACATCGCGATTCTGAAcaagattcgtgacagcCTTGAGGCTCGCAATTCCATCTTCCACACTGCTGTGACACTCTCAAATGCTTTCATGCATGCAGGAACAACGCACGATAAGTTTTTCCGTGACAACCTAGAGTGGCTGGGCAAGGCTGTGAATTGGTCCAAGTTCACTGCTACTGCTGCCTTAGGCTGTATCCACCGCGGCAACCTCAGCCAGGGCCAGAAGCTCCTCCAGCCTTACCTGCCCCGCGAACACATCGCTGGAGTTGGAGGCTCAGGATCTGTCTACAGCCAAGGTGGTTCCCTTTACGCCTTCGGTCTCATCTACGCAAACCACGGTGGCATGGCGGTTGACATTATCCGCAACCACTTCAAAAAGGCCACGGAAGAGGTGGTTCAGCATGGTGGTGCTCTTGGTCTTGGTGTTGCGGGTATGGCAACGGGTGACGAGGGCATTTACGAAGACCTGCGGAGCGTTCTTTACACTGATTCTGCTCTCAATGGTGAGGCCGTCGGTCTGGCCATGGGTCTTATCATGCTTGGCACCGGTAACATGAAGGCTCTTGAGGACATGATCCAGTACGCACACGATACCCAACACGAGAAGATCGTTCGTGGTCTTGCTATGGGTATGGCTTTGATCATGTTCGGACGCCAGGAGGCTGCCGATGAGCTCATCAACGGTCTCCTCGGTGACCCCGACCCAACTCTGCGCTACGGTGGTATCATGACCATTGCCCTTGCTTACTGTGGCACTGGTAGCAACAAGGCAGTCCGTAAGCTTCTGCATGTCGCTGTCAGCGATGTTAACGACGATGTGCGCCGAGTTGCTGTACTCAGCTTGGGATTCATTTTGTTCCGCAAGCACCAGAGTGTCCCTCGCATGGTCGAGTTGCTATCCGAGTCATACAACCCTCATGTCCGATACGGTGCTGCCATGGCACTTGGCATCTCCTGCGCCGGCACCGGCTTAGACGAAGCCATCGACCTCCTAGAGCCTATGCTTAAGGATTCAACTGACTTTGTTCGTCAGGGTGCCTTGATCTCTCTTGCTATGGTCCTCGTTCAGCAGAACGAGGCTATGAATCCCCGTGTTACCAGCCTGCGCAAGGCCATGATGAAGATGCTTGGTGACCGTCACGAAGATGCCATGGCTAAGTTCGGTTGTGCCATTGCTCTCGGCATCATTGATGCTGGTGGCCGAAACTGCACTATTAGCCTGCAGACACAGACTGGTAACCTTAACATGCCCGGTATTGTTGGTGTTGCGGTCTTCGTTCAGTACTGGTATTGGTTCCCTCTCACACACTTCTTGTCGCTTAGCTTCACCCCAACATCAGTGATCGGTGTCGACCAGAAGCTCGAAGTACCACACTTCAAATTCCACAGCAACACCCGTCCCAGTCTCTTCGACTACCCCCCCGAGCAACAGGTGAAGACCGAGGAGGCCCCGGAGAAGGTGAAGACTGCTGTTCTTTCTACCACTGCCCAGGCCAAGCGTCGCGCACAGCGTCGGGAGAAGCAAGCACGCCGTGAGAGCATGGACATTGACCAGGCGCCCACAACACCAAAGGCTGCCGATCAACTGGACGCAATGGATACAGACGATGTTCCTAAAGAGGACGAAGAAGGCAAGGAGACGGAGAAGGGTGCTACTGAGGtacagaagaagaaggctgaGCGGGAGAAGGTTGGGTACGAGCTGGACAACCTGTCAAGGGTACTTCCAGCTCAACTCAAGTACCTCACTTTCCCCGATCCGCGATACGAGCCGGTCAAAAGG CCCACCGGCGGTGTTGTCGTTGTTCTCGACAAGCAGCCCGACGAGCCTCGCGAGGTTATTGAATTGAAGGCCAGCAAAGAGGCTCGCCAAGCGCCTCCTCCGACCGAAACCCTCCAGGACCGCCTACAAGCTGCCATTGGAACCGCTGCTCTGCAGACCCCTCAACGGGCCGATGCTCGGGCTGCTCTATCCGCTGCCACCTCAGGTGCTGTGGCTGGTGCCGGTGTCCTGACGGCGGTtgacgaggacgaagaaggcGTGGAGGATGCACCTGTCCCCAACGAGTTCTCGTACGAGTCAGATGGTGAAGAGCAGTAG
- a CDS encoding Ankyrin repeat-containing domain: MSLLSFELNDDAYDLASDIDGMIQVASDEHSTTSLILVNLVARRIREFQDNDDDFTGSGTAPADLLASLCSNDTDDVSHEFLRGEANSMDLATMPDDLLLLVLPMLLHIDTKLPIPEDLHALHEFAEASSKHREHVETWLRSDPAQSTLEQVFKPWMNYYSFKSAYQCRNETAAQKASRGGAGFNYTYDFVKECQCTNCLPLLSNLWLVDFRNYDQNGRSFLHAAVEGGDVECVMFIVAVLLKGGLDPRHFPTSIDGMSNPHHVALMHDNDVFRGIVEFLEDAGYPLSVWNDDGLKLELCSFITADMAERLLSKGFNITKLPRDTLPMYLPNDDDPNYDSGEEWNRDAEYGDPIIWDEDFDPDNDKLDPKSI, from the coding sequence ATGTCTCTACTATCTTTTGAACTGAATGACGATGCATATGATCTTGCAAGCGATATCGATGGAATGATTCAAGTTGCATCCGATGAGCATTCCACCACATCGCTCATACTTGTCAATCTGGTGGCCCGCCGAATCCGCGAGTTCCAAGACAATGATGATGATTTCACGGGCTCTGGGACTGCTCCAGCAGATCTCCTGGCAAGTCTTTGCTCAAATGATACCGACGACGTTAGTCACGAATTCCTACGGGGTGAAGCCAATTCCATGGACCTTGCGACCATGCCTGACGATTTGTTGCTTCTGGTTCTCCCTATGCTGCTGCATATTGATACAAAACTCCCAATCCCCGAGGACCTTCATGCTCTGCATGAATTTGCCGAAGCGTCGTCAAAGCACCGGGAGCATGTGGAAACATGGTTGAGATCTGATCCGGCCCAAAGCACACTTGAACAAGTTTTCAAGCCATGGATGAACTACTACAGCTTCAAATCCGCGTACCAATGCAGAAACGAGACTGCGGCTCAGAAAGCTAGCCGAGGTGGTGCTGGGTTTAACTATACGTATGATTTCGTGAAAGAATGCCAGTGCACAAACTGTCTCCCACTTCTCAGCAATCTTTGGTTGGTTGATTTCAGGAACTACGACCAAAATGGGAGGAGCTTCCTCCATGCAGCCGTTGAGGGTGGAGATGTCGAATGTGTGATGTTCATTGTCGCTGTCTTGCTGAAAGGAGGCTTGGATCCTCGGCACTTTCCTACGTCTATCGACGGGATGTCTAATCCTCACCATGTCGCTTTGATGCACGACAATGATGTCTTCAGAGGGATCGTTGAATTTCTAGAGGATGCTGGCTACCCTTTATCTGTTTGGAACGATGATGGCCTCAAGCTCGAACTGTGCAGCTTCATCACTGCTGATATGGCCGAACGCCTCCTGTCGAAAGGATTTAACATCACCAAGCTCCCCAGAGATACACTTCCGATGTAtctgccaaatgacgatgaccccaattACGACTCCGGCGAGGAGTGGAACCGCGATGCAGAATATGGTGATCCTATCATCTGGGACGAAGACTTCGACCCCGACAATGACAAGCTCGACCCAAAATCAATTTAA